The window gagaggcagagatacaggcagagggagaaacgggctccatgcagggagccctacgtgggactctatcccaggtctccaggatcacactccgggctgcaggtggcgctaaaccgctgcgccactggtgCTACCCAGTATCAGTTTTTATGCCATATATGTTTTACACCAATGAAAAGACTGAGACTGTTTAGAGTAGATCAAAAAACAAGACCAATTACATGCTGTTTATGAGAAACCCATTTTAAATATGACACAAACTGATTAAAAGTAGAAAgatagggggtccctgggtggctcagcgatttagcgcctgccttcggcccagggtgtgatcctagagtcccgggatcgagtcccacgtcgggctccctgcatggagcctgcttctccctctgcctgtgtctctgcttctcactctctctctctctgtgtctatcatgaataaataaaaaataaaatctttttaaaaaaatggcataaacattaaaaaaaaagtagaaagatagGAGAAGATATACCATGATAACACTAATCAAATGAAAACTGGAGTGGCtttattaatttcaaataaagCAGAGTTTAGAGCAAGGGAAATTGTCATGGATAAAGAGGGGCAttatatagtaatataataaagGGCTCAAATcttcaagaagatataacagtCCTTAACATGTATGCACCTAGCAGTGCATTGTCAAAGTACATGAAGCAAAAAGTGGTAAAattgcaaggagaaatagatccACTATTGTATTTGGGAGGCTTCATCAATAAGGACATAGTTGAACCAAATAGGTCAATCAGTAACTAGAtctaattgactttttttttaaagattttatttatttattcataagagatgcagagagggaggcagagacaggcagagggagaagcaggctccacatagggagctcgatgcaggacccaatcccggcactctgggatcaggccctgagccaaaggcagacgcccaaccattgagccacccaggcgtccctctaattgacatttataaactGTTTTGGTGTGTTAGGGAGGGACAAATGAAGAGGTACACAAGGGGTTTTAGAGCAATGTAACTAGTCTGTATGATATATAGGGGTGGGATACATGTTGTTATACATTTGATAAAACTTACTGAATATacaagaatgaaccctaatgtaaactgtacactttggttaataatgatgtgtcaatacTAATTTGTTCATTGAACAAAGTACCACTCTGCTGTGAATGTTGATGGCAGGGATAGCTGTGTGTGCACGGGTGGGGTATGTGGGAACCACATTTTAGTTAGcgttgctgtgaatctaaaactccTCGAAAAATTAAGGTTTCTTAGTTCAAAATTAGAACAAATGCATCTGGAACCTAGTAGTTTCTAAAGgtgttttctggtttatttttcagagagttatttccatttttattgaaaaGCCAGAGTCAGAAGTATATGTCATTGAAGCATTCATATTAGGTAATAATATGGAATGACTTTGATATGTGAAGTTTACAttgtatgaaaatatatatcttaCTAAATACCATTATTTATCTATGTTTTAAGTACTGAGCCTCAGTTTGAAATACCACTCTAATAAGCTAGATGCTTAATGGAAAAGCTTTGTTTTGTCTACTGAAGAATAGTAGGAACTCTTCATGGTTTATCTTTAGTGCCAACTGTAAATACTGTTGCTttcaagcagaagaagagattaATGATTGTATATAAGTATTAAATTACAGAGGTTGCTTTAGGACTAAAATGCTTTGGGGTTGATTAATATCAAGGTTTCCCATTTTCAAATATTAGCctcttaattttaattacttaaataagtaatatatttgtTACTTAATGAGTTTACTAAAAAAGGCAACATTATCTTGAGTTCAGTcgattattcattatttattttattttttacacttaatttaattttatttaaagatttgtttattttagagagagagagcatgagcaggagggtgcagagagaatctcaagcagactctgtcctgagcatagagcctgacacagggttcagtctcaggaccctgagatcatgacctcagccaaaaccaagagtcagatgcttaactgactgtaccacccaggcgcccctttcatttatttattaaaacaatagcAGTCATTTATTTAGTTAATGAATTTGAACTTTAGGGAGAGCTTAGAGGGGAAGGCTGTCTTCATATGGTATCTATTCAACTGGAGACCATATGGTCCACTTCCAAAATGCCTCGTCAACTGGCTCTttggtgctggctgttggctgggagCAGGGTCCTTATGAGATCATCTCTGTGAGCTCCTTTCAGTGTAGTTCTTGGGTTCTATGAGCAAGCCTCTTACAAGGGACACAATAgaagttgacatttttaaaacttgagcCAGAAAATTGACACAGCACCACTCTgccatgatctttttttttttttttaagcattttacttTTTACAGTAGTTTCAGGTTCACAGtgaaattgagcagaaagtatagACTTTCCATATGCAGACTGCCCTCTGTCCCAACATATGCACAGCTTCCCCAACAATCGATATCCTGCATCAGAGTGGTGCATTTGTTACAGTGGATGAACCAacatcacccaaagtccatagtttacattagagtttactcttggtgttgtacgTTTAATGGATTTtggcaaatgtataatgatgtaTATCTACCATTACATTATCATATAGAATAGTTGCACTGCCCTAAAAACTTCTGTGTTCTGTTtatcccttcctttcccccaccccctgcatccacattcctttttattgcagaTATATCCAAATAATATCCATAATATGGATATATCATAGTTTCTAACCATTCACCTGCTGTAGGACATTtggtttatttcaaaattttggctgttataaataaagcTCCTGGAAACGTGTATATAGCTTTTTCTGTGGACCCACGTCTTCCTTTCTATAGGATAAATTCTCAGGAATGCtcttgctaggtcatatggtgaTTCTATATTTGATTTCTTTAGTAAATTGCCAGACTTTTTTACTGTGcgtgcaccattttacatttccaccagcattGTGTGAGCGATCCAGTTTCTCTGTATCCCTGGCAGCATTTGGTCTTGTCACTGCTTTAAATTGTAGCCATTCTATGAAGTGTATAATGATaaatcattgtggttttatttattttatttaaatattatttaaaaaaaataatctctgcacccaatttggggctcgaactcatgactttgagatcaggAGTCAAATGATTTatcacctgagccagccaggtgcccctcattgtgggttgttttttttttattttttttattttaagatttatttatttattcatgagagacctagagagaggcagagacacaggtagagggagaagcaggctccctgtggggagcccaagacccagggatcagaacctgagccgaaggcaaatgctcaaccactgagccacccaggcatcccatcattgtggttttaattcacatttttctgatggctgatgATGTTGGAcatttttcatgtacttattgccatttatatatacattctgGTGAAATGTCTCTTATCATTTGTCCAGTTTCTAAtgggattgtttattttttaacattgaaatttgaaagttcttcatatattctaaatattttgtcaaatatttgttCTGAAATTTTTTCTACCAGTTTATAGGCTGTCTTTTTCATCCTCTTCACAGTGTTTTTTACACAGGGCAAAAGTGAATTTTGGTAAGGCCaaatttaagtttttccttttatagatcaTGCTTTGGTGTCAAATCTAGGACCTCTTTGCCTATTTCTGCATGCCAAAgattgtcttatatttttattttttattattattattattattttttaaggttttatttatttgacagagacagagggagaagggagaaagaagcagagcagggtgtctgacatgaggcttgatcccaagactctgggatcatgacctgagctaaaggcagatgcttaagtgaatgagccacccaggtgccccttaagttaatttttatttaagttaggaaatttatctttctttctttctttctttctttctttctttctttctttctttctttctttcttttttttaagaattgaagttttttttttttaattttatttatttatgatagtcacacagagagagagagacagacagacagaggcagagacataggcagagggagaagcaggctccatgcagggagcccgaggcgggattcgatcccgggtctccaggatcgcaccctgggccaaaggcaggcgctaaactgctgcaccacccagggatccctgtttctttttttaaaaatctatctactTACTTGACTACCTTTTGTTGAAAaggctgccttttcttttcttcattgaattgcttttgcacctttgtcaaaaatcagttgttcATGTTtgtgagttgatttttgtgttatttattctattccattagcTTATGCATCCTTTCTTCTGCAAGTACCAcagtcttgattattgtagccaCATCTTAAGTCTTGAAATGGGGAAGACTGATTTCTCCcactttattgcttttcttttttcaaaattgttttatctattctgtttcttctggctttccatataaattttattttactttaagatttttttctttttattattaatttattcatgagagagagagagaggcagagacacaggcagagggagaagcaggctccctacagggagcctgatatgggactcgatcctgggtctccaggattaggccctgggccgaaggcggtgctaaaccgctgagccaccggggctgcccctccatataaattttagaatcattttgtgTAGATATACAAAAATTcttgctaggattttgataggaattggaTATATACcaatctatttcttttctctgaagtaCCCATGAATAACCTGGCATGCTTTTACTTCTCCTCTCTCTTACTACCCaactttttgtgtttatttgaaatttcagtttcagacctgtaattattaattttaacgTTTGAAAATTGTTTTTGGATCATCATGTTCCAGTTGAGTATATCTTTAGTATAATGCTGATCTTTGTTGACTAGGAGACCCGCCTTTTCTCTAAGCTGCCTACTATCAGTGACATAATGTGTCACTCAGTGATTATAttctagcagcagcagcagttttGCCAGTGATATTAACATGatggtttacatttttatttttttactcaaattctccctttcctctgATTTTGTAGCCTAAATTACCCTTGGCTCAGAGCCCCTTGCCCAGCAAGGCTAGATCAGGCAAACAAATCTATACTTGGGgactattttttatctttatctagGAATTTATGGTTTATGATATACATGAGAGGATTTTATAAAGTAAGAAGTTCATAAGTTTAATTCTAGACTTTAAGTTGATctgcagctttttttttatttatagctatttattgggctcagggcatgatcccggggttctgggatcaagttccgtgtcaggctccctgcatggtgcctgcttctccctttgcctgtgtctctgcctctctctctctctgtgtctctcgtgaataaataataaataaatcttttaaaaaagaatttgttgatATGGTGTTGAATGCTTTTTGGAACATGAATTCTAGGAGTTGTGTTAGATGCTGTAATTGCAGAGATAATGTAGACCTTGCCCTCACAGATAGTCTTGTAAACAGATAATTTCATCACACTGAGGTTAAGTGTGATGACAGAGATATTTGGACATTTCTGGAATAGAAAGGGGCCTTTACCTCTCTAGGGGAGGAGGAATATTGGAGAAGCCATGCTTGAAATGAGTCTTGAATGGTGAATAGGAGTTAATCTGGTGAAGGACATTTAAGCTGATGGATGTGAATGTTATGGACGGACATTTAAAGCAGTTAGAATAACAGACAAAGGCACATTGCAAAGAAGTAGCGTGTTAGGATTTCTAATAGGGGAATTTCAAACAGGTTAGTGCTGTGTGAATGGCAATTGCAGGGAGCAGGAAGTTGCAAGATAGAAAGCAGTGGTTCTCCAACCTGTTAGGTCCAGTGTTTCCTttctatagtaaatattttctttcttttttttttttttaagattttatgtatttattcatgagagacatgggcagagggagaagcaggccccctgcggggagccagatgtgggacttgatcccaggacccaggatcacgccctgagcccaaggcagatgctcaaccgctgagccacacaggcatcccatatagttaatattttctaatgtccctttatttattctttttttaaaagattttatttattcatgagaaagagagagagagagagagaggcagagacacaggcagaggatgaagcaggcactatacagggagcccaatgtgggactcgatcctgagactccaggatcacaccctgggcccaagacaggcactaaactgctgagtcacccaggcgtcccccccctttatttattcttaaatagaACTTATGTATAATTATAAgtcatataataaaaataacatgcatAATTTCTAACAAATCAACATGACATAAATCTAATATAAAGTCAATTTATAAGTAatttgaaataatgtattttaaaatgtaaatgtttgatCATTATTGCATTAGAACATATAATGAATCAAACATATTTGTACCTATATGTAGAATTCTTGTGAATGTGCATCAATAAACACAGACTTATATAGATGTATTGTATTGATAACTAAGCTATTTTAACTGGCATTGCCATTggtaatgagatttttttccaaaatgttcaaCAACCTGTTTGTAAAATTCTGACCACAGTAAAGTACAAATTATATTGCTTTCCTTCTTGTAAAATTTGGTGTTTATTAAAACTGCAaagcatttttaatgaaaaaagaaaatagattaatttcTAGGTTCATATAATTATAAACAGATTTTTCCACATAATGTTAGATGGGACATTACCAAGTCATATGGGACGTGAGTCAGTTTGTTTTGTGGGATTCTTAAGCAGGGATTGGTAAACTACATCTCAGAGGCCATACTGCCAATTTTTGTATAGCTCATGAGCTTAGCTGACTCTTAGGTTTGTATATTTTTAGAGCTAGACCAAAAAAAGAgaggaatatataaaatagtgatgGTAACGCCTTTACAAAATTTGCCAACTCATTTTCTTGAGTATTATAGGATGCCTAGCATCCCTAGATCCTGCtcactagatgccaatagcactCCAGTCAGTAGGAAACCAAACACAGCTTCCACATTTTTCAAGTGACCTTGGAGAGCAATGCTACCTTGTTGAGGATCACTACCCTACATGActagttttcagtattttatttctctcttacaCACTTAACAGATAGtaatatgggggtgcctgggtggctcagtggtttacacatctgccttctgctcaggtcatgatctcacggtcctgggatcaagccccaaattgggctctctgctcagccaggagtctgctgtttgctctctccctctgcccttcttcctgctcatgctctcgctcgctctcataaataaataaaatcttaaaaaaaaaagtaatatgcaTGATTTATTCTGACATAGGTTTcttatgtttgtaatttttttctttccattcaagGAAACAATTAAAAGGAAGCAATAATTGTTAATATAAAGTTAACTTTGAAAACcctccaatttttatttataaaaataaagctttacaaACTTTAATACTTTAATGCTACTAATATCATTATTTGTAACTTACAACTTACACAAGAATTTTTACAATTGACCATAACCACTATAGCAGGCAATAGACAGCTCTTGGAAACCTTAACACAGGGAAGTCATAGTATCCTAttgacatttcatttatttttttcttttttaaagattttatttagttatttattttagagagaaagaatgagcatgagaaagagcagaaggagaggggcaagcaggctctgcactgagcaccaACTCTGAAGTTGGACTtgttctcatgaccctgagatcataacctgagccaaaatcaggagtcagaggcttaggcaactgagccatgcaggcaccctgaCATTTTAGATAGATTACTTTGGTGAGGTATAGAAGATAGACTTTAGGAGGTACAAAGTACAAGCCTAGTTTAGGTACAAGATAGTGATTGCTCTCAAGTACTCGATACTAGGTAGTAGGGACAGAGCAGAGGAGGCACATTATTAGAGAACTGTTTTGATATAAGAATTAATAGAAGTTGATGAACGAAATGTTGTAGGCTTAGTTCTTAATTTTTGTTGCTCATTAGATTAGAAGTATTTGGAAAGCTTTTAAACAATGCCAATGCCTGGGCCCTGTTACATATTTAGAATTCAGAATTTCTGAGGTAGAGTCTGggcattgatattttaaaaatgtacctcaTGGAGTGGCTGGGTGGCAGAGTTatttaagcatcggactcttggtttccattcatgtcatgatctcagagttgtaggattgagcctcgctttaggctctgtgctcagcgtggagtctgcttaagattctttttcccgttccatctgcccctcaccctgctcacttgcatgtactctctttctctctcaaataaataaatgaatctttaccAATAAAAAGTGCTTCATGAGTCTAATGTGCAGCCAGTGTTGAGAACCACTAATTCCAGTtgtggcagagaaagaagcatcaGGAATAAGTGAGTACCAGGCTGCCAACTGAGGCTACTGGTGGATAGAGGTGACATGCCTTGAGCAGTGTCTGTTCCATGGTGTAGCTATTGagatatttcttgaataaagaaAATTGTTGACTTTGAACTCAAACCACAGTCAGTTCCTTATTTAATTTCTGATGATTCTTAATTTGGATGTTCAAGATATCATTGACTGGGACCCAACCAAAATTAATTCTGTCACAGGTGAGGTTATATCAAAATAGATATCTTCATATAATTTGGGAAGAATGATATGAATCACCTATGTTATGAAGCAACGTGCTAGTAGAATAATTTGGCTTAATTATAGTACATTATACAAATTGATGTTTCTGTTGGGTGGCTTAAATAGAGAATTTGGGTCCCCGGACCTGGTAAATTGGcaggtattcagtaaatgtttattgaaatataaagtgaaatatCTTTACCAGAAGGTTGTTATATTTAtcatacagttttgtttttacattaatGGAAGAATGAAAGGCAGTATGTTTGTCTGTCTGCCCCAGTCCTACTTCCTCTACCTATACTCTACCTATACAGTCTTCCTTACACTCCTCTCTTCTCACTGCTACTGCCCAAGTTTAGTCAGGACTATTGGTTCTAAATAATAGGCATATAGCTTAAACTATCTTGAATAGTAAATTGAGTTTTTTGGTATCTGAAGGTGGAAAAAATGCTGAAATAGCATACACAATTGAAGAAAGGTTTACAGGAACAGGTTTACAGGGCCTTGGAGATTATAGAGCAAGGAATTCACTCCCTTAGAACCCACTCTcttgtcttcattctttttattgcaggTAGGCTTTTGCCAAAAGATCAAAGAGAGCAGTCTGCATCCTAGTCATATATTCTTCTGATACTATGACCCCAAGAGGCAAGACTGTTTCTTCTCCTACTCTAAATTGGGAGATTGATTTGGATCAGTTGTTGTGTCCAGAGAGAGGAGGATACTATGCTTTGTCTGGTTTGGAGCTCATACCAGTCCCAGTGGCCAGGAGAGGATAAGGATATACcaaagaagaggcaaggaaaatCTTGAGACCAAACCGTTAATAGTCACTGTCCTCTCTAAGGCTCCATTGCGACAGACATTTGATGATTTTCTGCTTCAGTTTATATAGCAGCTCACTGTTCTCAAAACAGCAATggcaattaaattttaaaaatttatggagAAACAGAACTATTATTGTGAATGAGCCATTTGGCTAAAGATGGACTTAAACAACTGACATAATACATTCCTTTAACAGAATTTACTTAGTGCTTCTATGGACAAGGCATTATACAATTATAGTATATCAAACCAAGCCTGGCTATAAGCCATTGTGAAATTATGTAAGATTTCCTCAGaggatgaattaatttattttcttgttttattatttagtttataaattttttaaaattattttttcaccaTGGAATTTAATATTTCAGAATTAGATTCTAGTTATTGATACAGAATTTGAGTGACATGGAATTTTTAACAGGTAGCTTTTCTGATACTAGATACttgtaaaaagaatattttttttcttttaaagagcttATTCTCATTACTGTCATTGATGACCCTTCTTGAAAGCTTATTCAGTGATTAAGAATCATTCAAAATATGACCTGCAGTTAAGAAGCTGggtttttttctagttatttattactttattactttttctgtCATTATAGTCGATTGCATCTGCAGACATGGATTTCAACCAGCTGGAGGCATTCTTGACTGCTCAAACCAAAAAGCAAGGTGGGATCACATCTGACCAAGCTGCTGTCATTTCCAAATTTTGGAAGAACCATAAGACAAAAATTCGAGAGAGCCTCATGAACCAGAGCCGTTGGGACAGTGGGCTTCGGGGCCTGAGTTGGAGAGTTGACGGCAAATCACAGTCAAGGCATTCAGCTCAAATACATACCCCTGTTGCCATAATGGAGCTGGAAATAGGAAAAAGTGGACAGGTAAATCAAATTTCACTTTCCTTTTGTAAACTCTGTTTCCCATTACATGTTAGCAATATGTCCAGATTGATTTTATGTAACTGTCTTTTTTGCAAGATAATAATAGGAAAAACTCTTTTCCTAGAATCCCTTTTCAGAGATAGAATCATCTGAAAATTTGGATATTCCCAGTTGTGGATAGAATCTGGAAACCAACCTCATGGTCCTGGCATCTATCtcagaagaataaaatagatCATTGAGGTGATTGAACAGAAGTTGGCCACTACTCCGTTTTGGTTAGATCTCAGAATTCTTGGCATTTGGTCGAATCTCCAAAGCAATGATAGAAATACTAAATAAAGACCAAGAATTGAGATTAAACAACACAGAGTAAAACTGTCTCACCCAGTCATCTTTATTAtttgtgctgctgaagcgagcacacCCAGTTATCTTTATTGGCAGTGTATCTTAATTGTAGTAATATATTTGTTCCTAGAGACCTTAAATGTGCAATCTCTGTCCTTAAGgctacaaataatttttaatttgatctTAATTACTTACAaagtagttccttttttttcttgaagtttccATAGTCATTATAG is drawn from Canis lupus baileyi chromosome 11, mCanLup2.hap1, whole genome shotgun sequence and contains these coding sequences:
- the COMMD1 gene encoding COMM domain-containing protein 1, which produces MAAELEGSKALGGLLSGLAQEAFHGHQGITEELLRSQLYPEVSLEEFRPFLAKMRGILKSIASADMDFNQLEAFLTAQTKKQGGITSDQAAVISKFWKNHKTKIRESLMNQSRWDSGLRGLSWRVDGKSQSRHSAQIHTPVAIMELEIGKSGQESEFLCLEFDEVKVSQLLKKLSEVEESISTLMQPA